A window of Kribbella amoyensis contains these coding sequences:
- the murA gene encoding UDP-N-acetylglucosamine 1-carboxyvinyltransferase, translating to MERFRIAGEARLEGSVEVAGAKNSVLKLMAAALLAEGTTTLRQVPGILDVTFMAQLLDTLGCSVKVDGDTGTATIAVPAEIGHQCDYELVRKLRASISVLGPLLARCGQAEVALPGGDNIGSRGLNMHVAGLEAMGAKVHIEHGFVIAEAPQGLQGAEVWLDFPSVGATETIMMAAVLARGTTVIENAAREPEIQDIAELLIEMGARIEGAGSPRIEVTGVQGLLNPVDHLVVPDRIVSGSWAFAAAITKGDVTVTNGRAEHLELPLDKLHKAGADISVPAAGGFRVRMPDRPKSVDVVTLPYPGFPTDLQAFCIAMNAVSDGAAMVTENLFEGRFTFAQELTRLGAQVQTDGHHAVIRGVPRLSGAPVVASDIRAGAALVVAGLAAEGETIVAAAHHVHRGYTDFAGNLRRLGADVVVEPDDADPYWN from the coding sequence GTGGAACGGTTTCGGATCGCAGGTGAGGCACGGCTCGAGGGCTCCGTGGAGGTGGCGGGCGCGAAGAACAGTGTGCTCAAGCTGATGGCGGCGGCACTGCTGGCGGAGGGGACGACGACGCTGCGGCAGGTGCCGGGCATTCTCGACGTCACGTTCATGGCCCAGTTGCTGGACACGCTCGGCTGTTCGGTGAAGGTCGACGGCGACACCGGGACGGCGACGATCGCGGTGCCGGCCGAGATCGGTCACCAGTGCGACTACGAGCTCGTCCGCAAGCTGCGCGCGTCGATCTCGGTCCTCGGACCGCTGCTGGCCCGGTGCGGTCAGGCCGAGGTGGCGTTGCCCGGCGGTGACAACATCGGTTCCCGCGGGCTGAACATGCACGTGGCCGGCCTGGAGGCGATGGGCGCGAAGGTCCACATCGAGCACGGGTTCGTGATCGCCGAGGCGCCGCAGGGACTGCAGGGCGCCGAGGTCTGGCTGGACTTCCCGAGCGTCGGCGCCACCGAGACGATCATGATGGCCGCCGTCCTGGCCCGCGGCACGACGGTGATCGAGAACGCCGCCCGCGAGCCGGAGATCCAGGACATCGCCGAGCTGCTGATCGAGATGGGCGCCCGGATCGAGGGCGCCGGCTCGCCGCGGATCGAGGTCACCGGCGTACAGGGCCTGCTCAACCCGGTCGACCACCTGGTCGTGCCGGACCGGATCGTGAGCGGCAGCTGGGCGTTCGCGGCCGCGATCACCAAGGGCGATGTCACGGTCACGAATGGTCGAGCCGAGCACCTCGAGTTGCCGCTGGACAAGCTGCACAAGGCCGGCGCGGACATCTCCGTCCCCGCTGCCGGCGGCTTCCGTGTCCGGATGCCGGACCGGCCGAAGTCGGTCGACGTGGTCACGCTGCCGTATCCGGGCTTTCCGACCGACCTGCAGGCGTTCTGCATCGCCATGAACGCGGTCAGCGACGGGGCGGCGATGGTGACCGAGAACCTCTTCGAGGGCCGGTTCACGTTCGCCCAGGAGCTCACCCGGCTCGGGGCACAGGTCCAGACCGACGGCCACCACGCGGTGATCCGCGGCGTCCCGCGGCTGTCAGGCGCCCCGGTGGTCGCCAGCGACATCCGCGCCGGTGCCGCTCTGGTGGTGGCGGGGCTGGCCGCGGAGGGCGAGACGATCGTCGCCGCCGCTCACCACGTCCACCGCGGTTACACCGACTTCGCCGGCAACCTCCGCCGCCTCGGCGCCGACGTCGTCGTCGAGCCCGACGACGCCGACCCGTACTGGAACTGA
- the fabV gene encoding enoyl-[acyl-carrier-protein] reductase FabV, whose translation MTERVIKPVGRGFLFLDSHPAGCERLVAELAEQVEVRSPERTPVALVVGASSGYGLAATIAGLARYGVDGVGVSFEKAPTARRTATAGWYRTAATAELADKLGRSFRFVNADAFADTTKSDVLDLVEAEYGGVDYLIYSVAAPRRVDPRTDTTYQSALRSIGAPHRTKSIAFEGTEPVLQEVEIEAATDDEIAQTVQVMGGEDWIRWVDALADRKLLRDDFTTVALTYIGSELTGPIYRQGSIGAAKAHLEQTAHELSQRDGVRALTSVNGAAVTQASSAIPGIGLYVSLLHKVLGDRMQSPMQQSIALWDQLTGETTPDLDEDGRLRLDRWELDPAVQDAVREQWEAVTQENIATVADAAWFFAEVRRLYGFDVAGVDYEAPAEVDVDWPAKA comes from the coding sequence ATGACTGAGCGCGTGATCAAGCCTGTCGGCCGTGGCTTCCTGTTCCTGGACTCGCATCCGGCCGGGTGTGAGCGGTTGGTGGCCGAGTTGGCCGAGCAGGTCGAGGTCCGCAGCCCGGAGCGGACGCCGGTGGCGCTCGTCGTCGGTGCCAGCTCCGGGTACGGGCTGGCCGCGACGATCGCGGGCCTGGCGCGGTACGGCGTGGACGGGGTCGGGGTGTCGTTCGAGAAGGCGCCGACGGCTCGTCGGACCGCGACGGCCGGCTGGTACCGGACGGCGGCGACCGCGGAGCTGGCGGACAAGCTCGGCCGGTCGTTCCGCTTCGTCAACGCGGACGCGTTCGCCGACACCACCAAGTCCGACGTGCTGGACCTGGTCGAGGCGGAGTACGGAGGCGTGGACTACCTCATCTACAGCGTCGCCGCACCGCGCCGGGTGGACCCGCGCACCGACACGACGTACCAGTCCGCGCTCCGGTCGATCGGCGCGCCGCACCGGACCAAGAGCATCGCGTTCGAGGGCACGGAGCCAGTGCTGCAGGAGGTGGAGATCGAGGCCGCCACCGACGACGAGATCGCGCAGACGGTCCAGGTGATGGGCGGCGAGGACTGGATCCGCTGGGTCGACGCGCTCGCCGACCGCAAGCTGCTCCGGGACGACTTCACCACGGTCGCGCTGACGTACATCGGCTCCGAGCTGACCGGCCCGATCTACCGGCAGGGCTCGATCGGCGCGGCCAAGGCCCACCTGGAACAGACCGCGCACGAGCTGTCCCAGCGCGACGGCGTCCGCGCCCTGACCTCGGTGAACGGGGCCGCGGTGACGCAGGCGAGCTCGGCGATCCCGGGCATCGGGTTGTACGTGAGCCTGCTGCACAAGGTCCTCGGCGACCGGATGCAGTCCCCGATGCAGCAGTCGATCGCGTTGTGGGACCAGCTGACCGGTGAGACCACGCCCGATCTGGACGAGGACGGCCGGCTGCGGCTGGACCGCTGGGAGCTCGACCCGGCCGTCCAGGACGCGGTTCGTGAGCAGTGGGAGGCGGTGACCCAGGAGAACATCGCGACCGTGGCGGACGCGGCCTGGTTCTTCGCCGAGGTCCGCCGTCTCTACGGCTTCGACGTGGCCGGCGTCGACTACGAGGCCCCGGCCGAGGTCGACGTGGACTGGCCGGCGAAGGCCTGA
- a CDS encoding DEAD/DEAH box helicase: MTLTERLPETTDPDALYDAFASWVGEQGISLYPAQEEALIEVMTGSNVILSTPTGSGKSLVATGSHFAALAAGRRTYYTAPIKALVSEKFFALCDVFGADKVGMLTGDASVNPTAPIICCTAEVLANVALREGAAADVGQVVMDEFHFYSEPDRGWAWQVPLLELPNAQFVLMSATLGDVERFKIDLNRRTGRSTAIVASGERPVPLIYKYVTTALHETLEELLTTHQAPVYVVHFTQAAALERAQALMSINVSSREEKDRISELIGNFRFSAGFGRTLQRLVKHGIGVHHAGMLPKYRRLVEQLAQAGLLKVICGTDTLGVGINVPIRTVVLTALSKYDGRRQRILKAREFHQIAGRAGRAGYDTSGTVVVQAPDHVVENVKALAKAGDDPKKQRKVQRKKPPEGFVTWGEDTFDRLVAAEPEALQSRMRVSHAMLLNVIARDGDAFASMRQLLRDNHEDSKNQVRLIRRAIQIYRTLLTAGVVERLDEPDEYGRLLRLTVDLQKDFSLNQPLSTFALAALDLLDPESPEYALDVVSVIEATLEDPRAVLWAQEHHARGEAVNAMKAEGIEYDERMELLEDVSWPKPLEELLSATFEMYRQSHPWIADTGLSPKSVVRDLFERAMTFGEFIGFYGLARSEGIVLRYLSDAYKALKQTVPPHKQSEELTDLIEWLGEVVRQTDSSLLDEWEELTNPAPEQAAVAPEPAGPRRITLNSRAFRVLVRNALFRRVELVALHRWAELGQLDGDAGWDAGRWAEAGTAYYAEHDQVGTGPAARGPALFLVEEHPGYWEVQQIIDDPEGNHDWRISATVDLAASDEAGDLVLEVVSFKPL, from the coding sequence ATGACGCTGACCGAGAGATTGCCGGAGACCACCGACCCCGACGCGCTGTACGACGCCTTCGCGAGCTGGGTGGGTGAGCAGGGCATCTCGCTGTACCCGGCGCAGGAGGAAGCGCTGATCGAGGTGATGACCGGGTCCAACGTGATCCTGTCCACCCCGACCGGCTCGGGCAAGAGCCTGGTCGCCACCGGGTCCCACTTCGCCGCGCTCGCGGCCGGCCGGCGGACGTACTACACCGCGCCGATCAAGGCCCTGGTCTCGGAGAAGTTCTTCGCGCTCTGCGACGTGTTCGGCGCGGACAAGGTCGGCATGCTCACCGGCGACGCCTCGGTCAACCCGACGGCCCCGATTATCTGCTGCACCGCCGAGGTACTGGCGAACGTCGCGCTCCGCGAAGGCGCCGCGGCCGACGTCGGCCAGGTGGTGATGGACGAGTTCCACTTCTACTCCGAGCCGGACCGCGGCTGGGCCTGGCAGGTCCCGCTGCTGGAGCTGCCGAACGCGCAGTTCGTGCTGATGTCGGCGACGCTGGGCGACGTCGAGCGGTTCAAGATCGACCTGAACCGGCGGACCGGCCGCTCGACCGCGATCGTGGCCTCCGGCGAACGCCCGGTCCCGCTGATCTACAAGTACGTGACCACCGCGTTGCACGAGACGCTGGAGGAGTTGCTCACCACCCACCAGGCCCCGGTGTACGTCGTGCACTTCACCCAGGCGGCCGCGCTGGAACGCGCCCAGGCGCTGATGAGCATCAACGTCTCCAGCCGCGAGGAGAAGGACCGGATCAGCGAGCTGATCGGGAACTTCCGGTTCAGCGCGGGCTTCGGCCGGACCCTGCAACGGCTGGTGAAACACGGTATCGGCGTCCACCACGCCGGCATGCTGCCGAAGTACCGGCGGCTGGTCGAGCAGCTCGCCCAAGCCGGCCTGCTCAAGGTCATCTGCGGGACCGACACGCTCGGCGTCGGCATCAACGTACCGATCCGCACCGTGGTGCTCACCGCGCTGAGCAAGTACGACGGCCGCCGCCAGCGCATCCTCAAGGCACGCGAGTTCCACCAGATCGCCGGGCGCGCGGGCCGGGCCGGGTACGACACCTCCGGCACCGTGGTGGTCCAGGCACCGGACCACGTGGTCGAGAACGTCAAGGCGCTGGCGAAGGCCGGCGACGACCCGAAGAAGCAGCGCAAGGTCCAGCGGAAGAAGCCGCCGGAGGGATTCGTCACCTGGGGCGAGGACACCTTCGACCGGCTGGTCGCGGCCGAGCCGGAGGCGCTGCAGTCCCGGATGCGGGTCAGCCACGCGATGCTGCTGAACGTCATCGCCCGCGACGGCGACGCGTTCGCCAGCATGCGGCAACTCCTGCGCGACAACCACGAGGACTCGAAGAACCAGGTCCGGCTGATCCGCCGCGCGATCCAGATCTACCGCACCCTGCTCACCGCCGGGGTGGTCGAGCGCCTGGACGAGCCGGACGAGTACGGGCGGCTCTTGCGGCTCACCGTGGACCTGCAGAAGGACTTCAGCCTCAACCAGCCGCTGTCCACCTTCGCGCTGGCCGCGCTCGACCTGCTCGACCCGGAGAGCCCGGAGTACGCGCTGGACGTGGTCTCGGTGATCGAGGCGACGCTGGAGGATCCGCGCGCGGTGCTGTGGGCCCAGGAGCACCACGCCCGCGGCGAGGCGGTGAACGCGATGAAGGCCGAGGGCATCGAGTACGACGAGCGGATGGAGCTGCTCGAGGACGTCAGCTGGCCGAAGCCGCTGGAGGAGTTGCTCTCGGCAACCTTCGAGATGTACCGGCAGTCGCACCCGTGGATCGCGGACACCGGGCTGTCGCCGAAGTCGGTGGTCCGGGACCTGTTCGAGCGGGCGATGACGTTCGGCGAGTTCATCGGGTTCTACGGGCTGGCGCGGTCCGAGGGCATCGTGCTGCGGTACCTCAGCGACGCGTACAAGGCGCTGAAGCAGACGGTGCCGCCGCACAAGCAGTCCGAGGAGCTGACCGACCTGATCGAGTGGCTCGGCGAGGTCGTCCGGCAGACCGACTCCAGCCTGCTCGACGAGTGGGAGGAGCTGACCAATCCCGCGCCCGAGCAGGCGGCAGTCGCCCCGGAACCGGCCGGTCCGCGCCGGATCACCTTGAACAGCAGGGCTTTCCGCGTCCTGGTCCGGAACGCGCTGTTCCGCCGGGTCGAGCTGGTCGCCCTGCACCGTTGGGCCGAGCTGGGTCAGCTCGACGGCGATGCGGGCTGGGACGCCGGCCGCTGGGCCGAGGCGGGCACGGCGTACTACGCCGAGCACGACCAGGTCGGTACCGGCCCGGCCGCGCGGGGACCGGCGCTCTTCCTGGTCGAGGAGCACCCGGGGTACTGGGAGGTCCAGCAGATCATCGACGACCCCGAAGGCAACCACGACTGGCGGATCAGCGCGACCGTCGACCTGGCCGCCTCCGACGAGGCCGGCGACCTGGTCCTCGAAGTGGTGTCCTTCAAACCGCTGTAG
- a CDS encoding ATP-grasp domain-containing protein: MLLVPGDPLHPRRADPHFAAQADAARDLGIAVARIDHDALDRPAVAVTGVPADPDVLYRGWMMTSAEYAQIAAALADRGVRLRTSADEYRTAHELPGWYEALSPVTPESTWTVGTDPGELVAAAGRLGPGPAVLRDYVKSMKHDWDEAAYIPDLADTESLQRVAKRFLELRADSFTGGFVVRRFEEFTGAEARTWWIGGRCRLITPHPDTPDELPIGLDLVEIEPLVAELALPFVTVDVVRRADGAWRVVELGDGQVSDWPSSRDPAALLAALY; encoded by the coding sequence ATGCTGCTGGTACCTGGGGACCCGCTCCACCCACGCCGAGCCGACCCGCACTTCGCCGCCCAGGCCGACGCCGCCCGGGACCTCGGGATCGCCGTGGCCCGGATCGACCATGACGCGCTGGACCGCCCGGCCGTCGCGGTCACCGGGGTCCCGGCCGACCCGGACGTCCTGTACCGCGGCTGGATGATGACGTCCGCCGAGTACGCCCAAATCGCCGCGGCGCTGGCGGATCGCGGTGTCCGGCTGCGGACCTCGGCCGACGAGTACCGCACCGCCCACGAGCTCCCCGGCTGGTACGAGGCGCTCTCCCCCGTCACCCCCGAATCCACCTGGACCGTCGGCACGGATCCCGGCGAACTCGTCGCCGCGGCCGGGCGGCTCGGACCAGGTCCCGCGGTGCTACGGGACTACGTGAAGTCGATGAAACACGATTGGGACGAGGCGGCGTACATCCCGGACCTGGCCGACACCGAGTCCCTCCAGCGGGTGGCGAAGCGCTTCCTGGAGTTGCGGGCGGACTCGTTCACCGGTGGCTTCGTAGTGCGCCGGTTCGAGGAGTTCACCGGGGCCGAGGCGCGGACCTGGTGGATCGGCGGCCGTTGCCGGTTGATCACGCCGCACCCGGACACCCCGGACGAGCTGCCGATCGGCCTCGACCTGGTCGAGATCGAACCACTGGTCGCCGAGCTCGCGCTGCCGTTCGTCACCGTCGACGTGGTCCGCCGGGCCGACGGCGCCTGGCGGGTGGTCGAACTGGGCGACGGCCAGGTCAGCGACTGGCCCAGCTCCCGGGACCCGGCCGCTCTGCTCGCCGCCCTCTACTGA
- a CDS encoding STAS domain-containing protein — MLAPTHNAGPDRQHPAGPNVVRLAGFLDVRSVGDVRQTLNELIDNSDGDVVVDLGEVDAVDATGLGLLVATHRRTQILGRQLVLRHPVPAVVRILAVTRLHRVLHVERTPLPISA, encoded by the coding sequence ATGCTCGCACCGACCCACAACGCAGGACCCGATCGTCAGCACCCGGCCGGACCGAACGTGGTCAGGCTGGCCGGCTTCCTGGACGTCCGCTCGGTCGGCGACGTCCGCCAAACCCTCAACGAACTGATCGACAACTCCGACGGCGACGTGGTCGTCGACCTGGGCGAGGTCGACGCCGTGGACGCGACCGGCCTGGGTCTGCTGGTGGCGACCCACCGCCGCACCCAGATCCTCGGCCGCCAACTCGTCCTCCGCCACCCGGTCCCGGCCGTGGTCCGCATCCTCGCGGTCACCCGCCTCCACCGCGTCCTCCACGTGGAACGAACACCCCTGCCGATCTCCGCCTGA
- a CDS encoding protein meaA, with product MTEKDRPWVMRTYAGHSSAVESNALFRRNLAKGQTGLSVAFDLPTQTGYDADHPLAKGEVGKVGVPVAHLGDVRALFDQIPLARMNTSMTINATAMWLLALYQVAAQEQGALPDELTGTTQNDIVKEYLSRGTYAFPPDASLRLTTDLIAYTVSNIPKWNPINICSYHLQEAGATPVQELAFALSTAIAVLDRVRDAGQVPPERFADVVQRVSFFVNAGVRFIEETCKMRAFVQLWDEVTRDRYGVTDAKARRLRYGVQVNSLGLTEAQPENNVQRIVLEMLGVTLSKNARARAVQLPAWNEALGLPRPWDQQWSLRMQQVLAYESDLLEYDDIFDGSHVIEAKVAELVEGAREEIDRIQGMGGAVVAVESGYLKQALVASHAERRQRIESGEQVVVGVNKFETTEPSPLTADLDTAIQTVDPAAEAAALKSLATWRAERDAQAVEDALASLRAAAKSTDNLMPATLKCVRAGATTGEWAGVLREMFGEYRAPTGVSGSVGVSGAGEEIAAVRAKVAATAEELGGRLRFLVGKPGLDGHSNGAEQVAVRARDVGFEVVYQGIRLTPEQIVAAAVAEDVHCVGLSILSGSHMELVPHVVDGLREAGLTDVPVVVGGIVPDADAKALRQAGVAAVYTPKDYDLTGMMASVVDVIRTANQL from the coding sequence ATGACCGAGAAGGACCGACCTTGGGTGATGCGGACGTACGCCGGCCACTCGTCGGCGGTGGAGTCGAACGCGCTGTTCCGGCGCAATCTGGCGAAGGGACAGACCGGGTTGTCGGTCGCCTTCGACCTGCCGACCCAGACCGGTTACGACGCGGACCACCCGCTCGCGAAGGGGGAGGTCGGCAAGGTCGGGGTGCCGGTCGCGCACCTGGGCGACGTGCGGGCGTTGTTCGACCAGATCCCGCTGGCGCGGATGAACACCTCGATGACGATCAACGCGACGGCGATGTGGCTGCTCGCGTTGTACCAGGTCGCCGCCCAGGAGCAGGGCGCGTTGCCCGACGAGCTGACCGGGACCACGCAGAACGACATCGTCAAGGAGTACCTGTCCCGGGGGACGTACGCATTCCCGCCGGACGCGTCGTTGCGGCTGACGACGGACCTGATCGCGTACACGGTCTCGAACATCCCGAAGTGGAACCCGATCAACATCTGCAGCTACCACCTGCAGGAGGCCGGCGCGACCCCGGTGCAGGAGCTGGCGTTCGCGCTGTCGACGGCGATCGCCGTCCTCGACCGGGTGCGCGATGCCGGTCAGGTCCCGCCGGAACGGTTCGCGGACGTGGTGCAGCGGGTGTCGTTCTTCGTGAACGCCGGGGTGCGGTTCATCGAGGAGACCTGCAAGATGCGCGCGTTCGTGCAGTTGTGGGACGAAGTCACCCGGGACCGGTACGGCGTGACCGACGCGAAGGCGCGGCGGCTGCGGTACGGGGTCCAGGTGAACTCGCTCGGCCTGACCGAGGCGCAGCCCGAGAACAACGTGCAGCGGATCGTGCTGGAGATGCTCGGGGTCACGCTCTCCAAGAACGCCCGGGCCCGCGCGGTTCAGCTGCCCGCGTGGAACGAGGCGCTCGGTCTGCCGCGACCGTGGGACCAGCAGTGGTCGTTGCGGATGCAGCAGGTGCTCGCGTACGAGTCGGACCTGCTGGAGTACGACGACATCTTCGACGGCTCGCACGTGATCGAGGCGAAGGTGGCCGAACTCGTCGAGGGCGCGCGCGAGGAGATCGACCGGATCCAGGGGATGGGCGGTGCGGTCGTCGCGGTCGAGAGCGGGTACCTCAAGCAGGCCCTGGTCGCGTCGCACGCCGAACGCCGGCAGCGGATCGAGTCGGGTGAGCAGGTCGTGGTCGGGGTGAACAAGTTCGAGACCACCGAGCCGTCGCCGTTGACCGCGGACCTGGACACCGCGATCCAGACCGTCGACCCGGCCGCCGAAGCCGCCGCGCTGAAGTCGCTGGCGACCTGGCGGGCCGAGCGCGACGCGCAGGCGGTCGAGGATGCGCTGGCGTCGTTGCGCGCGGCAGCGAAGAGTACGGACAACCTCATGCCCGCGACGCTGAAGTGTGTCCGCGCGGGAGCGACCACGGGGGAGTGGGCGGGCGTTCTGCGGGAGATGTTCGGCGAGTACCGCGCGCCGACGGGTGTGTCCGGCTCGGTCGGCGTGTCCGGTGCGGGGGAGGAGATCGCCGCGGTCCGCGCGAAGGTCGCCGCGACCGCGGAGGAGCTCGGCGGCCGGCTCCGCTTCCTGGTCGGCAAGCCGGGCCTCGACGGTCACTCGAACGGCGCCGAGCAGGTCGCGGTCCGCGCGCGCGACGTCGGCTTCGAGGTCGTGTACCAGGGCATCCGGCTGACTCCCGAGCAGATCGTCGCCGCCGCCGTCGCCGAGGACGTGCACTGCGTCGGCCTGTCGATCCTGTCCGGCTCCCACATGGAACTCGTCCCGCACGTCGTCGACGGACTCCGCGAAGCCGGCCTCACCGACGTCCCGGTAGTTGTCGGCGGCATCGTCCCCGACGCCGACGCGAAAGCCCTCCGCCAAGCCGGCGTGGCCGCGGTGTACACCCCGAAGGACTACGACCTCACCGGCATGATGGCCAGCGTCGTCGACGTCATCCGCACCGCGAACCAGCTGTAG
- a CDS encoding pyridoxamine 5'-phosphate oxidase family protein has protein sequence MTITMPQHEIAEILAKPYSQQLLFGSLPARFSYVGVDGDPRVVPIGFHFDGERLQIFTLPKSAKVNALRKHPRVALTIDTNGFPPKVLLIRGSVELRLEEGVPEEYILSGRKVMTEEQHVGWTAGVKSLYDEMLRITVTPDWVKLLDFETTLPQSVQDVIDAQQQA, from the coding sequence ATGACCATCACCATGCCCCAGCACGAGATCGCGGAGATCCTCGCCAAGCCGTACTCGCAGCAGCTGCTGTTCGGCAGCCTGCCGGCCCGCTTCTCCTACGTCGGCGTGGACGGCGACCCGCGGGTGGTACCGATCGGCTTCCACTTCGACGGCGAGCGGCTGCAGATCTTCACCCTGCCCAAGTCGGCCAAGGTGAACGCCCTGCGCAAGCACCCCCGGGTCGCGCTCACCATCGACACGAACGGCTTCCCCCCGAAGGTCCTGCTGATTCGCGGCAGCGTCGAACTCCGCCTCGAAGAAGGCGTCCCCGAGGAGTACATCCTGTCCGGCCGCAAGGTGATGACGGAGGAGCAGCACGTCGGCTGGACCGCCGGCGTCAAGTCCCTCTACGACGAAATGCTCCGCATCACCGTCACCCCCGACTGGGTCAAACTCCTCGACTTCGAAACCACCCTCCCCCAGTCCGTCCAGGACGTCATCGACGCCCAACAGCAGGCCTGA
- a CDS encoding cupin domain-containing protein, translated as MTFHAEPDRSLRMPTGEQLTILRRGAETGGAEFAVEAVLPPRLSGPPPHRHRTETETFHVLEGTLRVRLGSERLDLTAGQSIIVPPWTVHGFSNPTDEPTRIRTEETPASQLEEQFRVLADAGRFPPLRRLARINVEHDLSFHLHGIPDPVQRLLWRALAAIPLNSPKEKKK; from the coding sequence ATGACGTTCCATGCCGAGCCGGACCGGTCGCTACGGATGCCGACCGGCGAGCAGTTGACGATCCTGCGCCGGGGCGCGGAGACCGGTGGCGCCGAGTTTGCCGTCGAGGCCGTCCTGCCGCCTCGGCTGTCCGGTCCACCTCCGCATCGCCACCGGACCGAGACGGAGACGTTCCACGTCCTCGAGGGCACGCTGCGGGTCCGGCTGGGCTCGGAGCGGCTGGACCTGACCGCGGGCCAGTCGATCATCGTGCCGCCGTGGACGGTGCACGGCTTCTCGAACCCGACCGACGAACCGACCCGGATCCGGACCGAGGAGACCCCGGCGAGCCAGCTCGAGGAACAGTTCCGCGTCCTTGCCGACGCGGGCCGGTTCCCGCCGTTGCGCCGGCTGGCCCGGATCAACGTCGAGCACGATCTGTCCTTCCACCTGCACGGCATCCCCGACCCGGTGCAGCGCCTGCTCTGGCGGGCGCTCGCGGCCATCCCCCTGAATTCCCCGAAGGAGAAGAAGAAGTGA
- a CDS encoding NAD-dependent epimerase/dehydratase family protein, which produces MSDVRTYLVTGTSGHLGEAIARVLRDQGHRVVGLDVQAGPHTTVTASITDKDAVEAAMDGADFVLHTATLHKPHVASHPRQDFVDVNVTGTLTLLEAAATAGVGGFVFTSSTSAFGRALTPGPGEPATWITEDVRPVVRNIYGATKTAAEDLCELAARDQGLPVVVLRTSRFFPEADDRDEVRTAYADTNLKVNEYLYRRVDVEDVVSAHLLAAERAGALGFGRYIVSATTPFTRDDLADLAADAPAVVERLFPEAMKQYQEWGWRMFPSLDRVYVNQRARDDLGWTPRYDFTTAVQRTAETGDPRSDLAKLIGVKGYHAVPTGVYTS; this is translated from the coding sequence GTGAGCGACGTCCGGACCTACCTCGTCACCGGGACCTCGGGGCACCTGGGCGAGGCCATCGCCCGGGTACTCCGCGACCAGGGGCACCGCGTCGTCGGGCTCGACGTCCAGGCCGGGCCGCACACCACGGTGACCGCGTCGATCACCGACAAGGACGCGGTCGAGGCGGCGATGGACGGGGCCGACTTCGTCCTGCACACGGCCACGTTGCACAAGCCGCACGTGGCGTCGCACCCGCGGCAGGACTTCGTCGACGTGAACGTCACCGGCACCCTGACCCTGCTCGAAGCGGCCGCTACGGCCGGGGTCGGCGGGTTCGTGTTCACCAGCAGTACGAGCGCGTTCGGCCGTGCGCTGACCCCAGGGCCGGGCGAGCCCGCGACCTGGATCACCGAGGACGTCCGCCCCGTGGTCCGCAATATCTACGGCGCGACCAAGACCGCGGCCGAGGACCTGTGCGAGCTGGCCGCCCGGGACCAGGGCCTGCCCGTCGTCGTCCTGCGGACCTCGCGGTTCTTCCCCGAGGCCGACGACCGGGACGAGGTCCGGACCGCGTACGCGGACACGAACCTGAAGGTCAACGAGTACCTCTATCGCCGGGTCGACGTGGAAGACGTGGTCTCGGCGCACCTGCTGGCCGCCGAGCGAGCCGGTGCCCTCGGCTTCGGCCGGTACATCGTCAGCGCGACGACCCCGTTCACCCGGGACGACCTGGCCGACCTGGCCGCCGACGCGCCGGCCGTTGTCGAGCGGCTCTTCCCGGAGGCGATGAAGCAGTACCAGGAGTGGGGCTGGCGGATGTTCCCGAGCCTCGATCGCGTGTACGTGAACCAGCGAGCCCGCGACGACCTCGGCTGGACCCCGCGGTACGACTTCACCACGGCCGTCCAGCGGACCGCGGAGACCGGCGACCCGCGCAGCGACCTGGCCAAGCTGATCGGCGTGAAGGGGTACCACGCCGTCCCGACCGGGGTGTACACGAGCTGA